A genomic stretch from Candidatus Flexicrinis proximus includes:
- a CDS encoding alpha/beta hydrolase, translating to MTPPITSQSTSGVDNAAHRRGCLFYVTRGLKWFGIVLVALVLLGVVYQAVAVELDKRAYAPRGQLYTVNGHQMHMICTGEGSPAVILVSGAIAESLWWTRVQNQVAEHTQVCAYDRPGMGWSEPAAGERDALTMTAELHTLLETADIPAPYMIVGHSFGGILTRIYAQQYPGDVAGIVLVDSQFVTPKQFSSPGEFDSYKTFFDVTQAVTSVITRIGLMRLLQPAIFRNAGYPGDIVLEMTGLQARNPVVDAYYAENGPAFPALQNASAAAENLGDVPLYVLWASLSPSYHERFSTARSEIAAASSNSVTHIVEGADHGSILGSEQYAQQVTDAILDVIEAAQTGEPLAR from the coding sequence ATGACACCCCCGATTACTTCACAGAGTACAAGCGGAGTAGATAATGCCGCGCATAGGCGCGGTTGCCTGTTCTACGTTACACGCGGATTGAAGTGGTTCGGAATCGTCCTGGTCGCGCTCGTGCTGCTGGGCGTGGTCTATCAGGCTGTCGCGGTCGAACTGGACAAACGCGCTTACGCACCGCGTGGGCAGCTTTACACAGTGAACGGCCACCAGATGCACATGATCTGCACAGGCGAAGGCAGCCCGGCGGTCATTCTGGTGTCAGGGGCGATTGCCGAGTCGTTGTGGTGGACTCGCGTGCAGAATCAAGTGGCGGAGCATACACAGGTCTGCGCCTATGACCGTCCCGGTATGGGTTGGAGCGAACCGGCGGCTGGGGAGCGAGACGCCCTCACTATGACCGCCGAACTGCACACGCTGCTTGAGACGGCGGATATTCCTGCCCCCTATATGATCGTTGGACATTCCTTCGGCGGCATCCTGACGCGCATTTATGCCCAGCAATATCCGGGGGATGTGGCGGGCATTGTCCTGGTCGATAGCCAATTCGTGACACCAAAACAGTTTTCCAGTCCGGGCGAGTTTGACAGCTACAAAACCTTTTTTGATGTGACACAGGCTGTCACGTCGGTAATCACCCGTATCGGTCTGATGCGCCTGCTCCAGCCGGCTATCTTCCGGAACGCGGGCTATCCGGGGGACATTGTCCTCGAAATGACAGGCTTGCAGGCGCGCAACCCGGTTGTCGATGCCTACTATGCTGAGAATGGCCCGGCATTTCCGGCGCTACAGAACGCCTCCGCTGCTGCCGAAAACCTGGGCGATGTGCCCCTATATGTCCTGTGGGCCAGTCTATCCCCAAGCTACCACGAGCGATTCTCTACTGCCCGCAGCGAAATCGCCGCCGCTTCATCTAACAGCGTAACCCACATTGTCGAAGGCGCGGATCACGGCTCGATCCTAGGCAGCGAGCAGTACGCCCAGCAGGTGACTGATGCTATCCTCGACGTAATTGAAGCAGCGCAGACGGGTGAACCGCTAGCCCGGTAG